In the Streptomyces sp. f51 genome, one interval contains:
- a CDS encoding HAMP domain-containing sensor histidine kinase yields the protein MSGLGERGRGLGERVPVERRSSGSWGEVRPFSIKTKLGALVVISVLITTGLSMIAVHTKTELRFITVFSMIATLLITQFVAHSLTAPLDEMNAVARSIWHGDYTRRVRDDRRDELGDLAQTINLMADELEAQDRQRKELVANVSHELRTPIAGLRAVLENVVDGVSEADPETMRTALKQTERLGRLVETLLDLSRLDNGVVPLRRRRFEVWPYLSGVLKEANMVASARADLASGSGGGHTRTDVHLHLDVSPPELTAHADPERIHQVVANLIDNAVKHSPPHGRVTVRARRGDLPESLALEVLDEGPGIPKSEWHRVFERFNRGGVPAPHGPGSDGGTGLGLAIARWAVDLHGGRIGVAESQRGCRIQVILPGLPSLPS from the coding sequence ATGAGCGGACTCGGAGAGCGGGGACGCGGGCTCGGCGAGCGCGTGCCCGTGGAGCGCAGGAGCTCGGGTTCCTGGGGCGAGGTGCGCCCCTTCTCGATCAAGACCAAGCTGGGCGCGCTGGTCGTCATCTCCGTGCTCATCACGACCGGTCTTTCGATGATCGCGGTGCACACCAAGACGGAGCTCCGTTTCATCACGGTCTTCTCGATGATCGCCACGCTGCTGATCACGCAGTTCGTGGCGCACTCGCTGACCGCGCCGCTGGACGAGATGAACGCGGTGGCCCGCTCGATCTGGCACGGCGACTACACCCGGCGGGTGCGGGACGACCGGCGGGACGAGCTGGGCGACCTGGCCCAGACGATCAACCTCATGGCCGACGAGCTGGAGGCCCAGGACCGGCAGCGCAAGGAGCTCGTGGCGAATGTCTCGCACGAGCTGCGCACCCCGATCGCGGGGCTGCGCGCCGTTCTGGAGAACGTCGTGGACGGTGTCTCGGAGGCCGACCCCGAGACGATGCGCACCGCGCTGAAGCAGACGGAGCGCCTCGGGCGGCTGGTGGAGACGCTGCTGGACCTGTCCCGGCTGGACAACGGCGTCGTACCGCTGCGCAGGCGGCGCTTCGAGGTGTGGCCGTATCTGTCCGGAGTGCTGAAGGAGGCCAACATGGTCGCCTCGGCACGCGCGGACCTCGCGTCGGGCTCCGGCGGCGGCCACACCCGTACGGACGTCCATCTGCACCTCGACGTGTCCCCGCCGGAGCTGACCGCGCACGCGGACCCGGAGCGGATCCACCAGGTCGTGGCGAATCTCATCGACAACGCGGTCAAGCACAGCCCGCCGCACGGCCGGGTGACGGTACGGGCGCGACGGGGCGACCTTCCCGAGTCGCTGGCCCTGGAGGTCCTGGACGAGGGCCCCGGGATCCCGAAGTCGGAGTGGCACCGCGTGTTCGAGCGGTTCAACCGCGGCGGGGTCCCCGCGCCGCACGGTCCGGGCAGCGACGGCGGTACCGGTCTCGGCCTCGCGATCGCCCGCTGGGCGGTGGATCTGCACGGCGGACGGATCGGTGTGGCCGAATCTCAGCGGGGCTGCCGGATCCAGGTCATCCTTCCGGGCCTCCCTTCCCTGCCAAGTTGA
- a CDS encoding response regulator transcription factor: MEQTHTSQNGTAATPGAQRRVLVVEDDPTIVDAIAARLRAEGFLVQTAGDGPAAVDTAEAWQPDLLILDIMLPGFDGLEVCRRVQAARPVPVLMLTARDDETDMLVGLGVGADDYMTKPFSMRELAARVHVLLRRVERAVVAASTPRSGILRLGELEVDHAQRRVRVRSEDVHLTPTEFDLLVCLANTPRAVLSREQLLAEVWDWADASGTRTVDSHIKALRRKIGAERIRTVHGVGYALETPTP; the protein is encoded by the coding sequence ATGGAGCAGACACACACCTCCCAGAACGGCACGGCGGCGACCCCCGGCGCTCAGCGCCGTGTCCTGGTCGTCGAGGACGACCCCACGATCGTCGACGCCATCGCGGCCCGTCTGCGAGCCGAGGGGTTCCTCGTGCAAACCGCGGGTGACGGCCCTGCCGCCGTCGACACCGCCGAGGCATGGCAGCCCGATCTGCTGATCCTCGACATCATGCTGCCCGGCTTCGACGGTCTGGAGGTCTGCCGCCGTGTGCAGGCCGCCCGTCCGGTGCCGGTGCTGATGCTCACCGCGCGCGACGACGAGACCGACATGCTGGTCGGGCTCGGGGTCGGCGCCGACGACTACATGACCAAGCCGTTCTCGATGCGCGAGCTGGCCGCCCGGGTGCACGTCCTGCTCCGCAGGGTCGAGCGCGCCGTCGTCGCTGCCTCCACCCCGCGCAGCGGCATCCTGCGGCTCGGCGAGCTGGAGGTCGACCACGCGCAGCGCCGCGTGCGGGTCCGCAGCGAGGACGTCCACCTCACGCCGACCGAGTTCGACCTGCTCGTCTGCCTCGCGAACACCCCGCGTGCCGTACTCTCGCGCGAGCAGCTGCTCGCCGAGGTGTGGGACTGGGCCGACGCCTCCGGTACCCGGACCGTCGACAGCCACATCAAGGCGCTGCGCCGCAAGATCGGTGCCGAGCGGATCCGCACGGTGCACGGCGTCGGCTACGCGCTGGAGACCCCGACTCCCTGA
- a CDS encoding spermidine synthase, whose translation MTAAYDTPEVIDRRQGPYGEVVLRRHGALLQIIANGCFLMDTSDGRSERLLVDAAYDALDGRPEPSVLIGGLGVGFSLAHAAADHRWGRITVVERERAIIDWHRGGPLAPLSAGALADPRTEIVERDLVDYVNEISDTFDALCLDIDNGPGWTVTDGNAGLYGTSGLASCARALRPGGVLAVWSAEPSPEFEGTLRNAGFQRVRTEVVPVARGVPDVVHLAVRPG comes from the coding sequence ATGACTGCCGCGTACGACACTCCCGAGGTCATCGACCGCCGCCAGGGCCCGTACGGCGAGGTCGTGCTGCGGCGCCACGGCGCCCTGCTCCAGATCATCGCCAACGGGTGCTTCCTGATGGACACCTCCGACGGGCGTTCCGAGCGGCTGCTCGTGGACGCGGCGTACGACGCCCTGGACGGGCGCCCGGAGCCGAGCGTGCTGATCGGCGGGCTCGGCGTCGGGTTCTCGCTGGCGCACGCGGCGGCCGATCACCGCTGGGGACGCATCACGGTTGTCGAGCGCGAACGAGCGATCATCGACTGGCACCGGGGCGGCCCCCTGGCGCCGCTCTCGGCCGGGGCGCTCGCCGACCCGCGTACGGAGATCGTCGAGAGGGATCTCGTCGACTACGTCAATGAGATCTCCGACACGTTCGACGCCCTGTGCCTCGACATCGACAACGGACCCGGCTGGACGGTCACCGACGGCAACGCGGGCCTGTACGGGACGTCCGGACTGGCAAGCTGCGCAAGGGCGTTGAGGCCCGGCGGCGTTCTCGCCGTGTGGTCGGCCGAGCCCTCTCCGGAATTTGAAGGAACCTTGCGGAATGCCGGATTCCAACGGGTCCGTACCGAAGTGGTCCCCGTTGCCCGGGGCGTTCCCGACGTGGTGCATCTCGCGGTGAGGCCTGGATAG
- a CDS encoding rhomboid-like protein, which produces MPQQRYGSTTPAVPVTGPVDPPGPAVTGAVPRSPEPAGTSAVPRSPEPAGTSDGLSAGRRVLRLVPSPRGTPFAFGYAAVLAVTSYLADHAHPAFVRALHQASSTDVAHLVRHPVLVLLASALWIVGGIASPYAAGFLLVLTALERRTGAACAAGVFLLGHVVATLVTELPVGAAVLTGVLPVGDTHRLDYGISFGVAASVGSLAGLLSPWVRWPLLIGFGSVLTQDLILLTDPVTDTGHLVALAIGVATWPFVRRRHRRHPAAPAARP; this is translated from the coding sequence ATGCCCCAGCAGCGCTACGGGTCCACGACGCCGGCGGTGCCCGTCACCGGACCGGTGGACCCTCCCGGGCCGGCGGTCACGGGCGCCGTGCCGCGTTCGCCGGAACCGGCGGGCACGAGCGCCGTGCCGCGTTCCCCGGAACCGGCGGGCACCAGCGACGGCCTGTCCGCGGGGCGGCGGGTCCTGCGGCTCGTGCCCAGCCCGCGGGGTACGCCCTTCGCCTTCGGGTACGCGGCCGTCCTCGCCGTCACCTCCTACCTGGCCGACCACGCGCACCCCGCGTTCGTCCGCGCCCTGCACCAGGCGTCCAGCACGGACGTCGCCCACCTCGTGCGGCACCCCGTCCTCGTCCTGCTCGCCAGCGCGCTGTGGATCGTCGGCGGGATCGCCTCGCCGTACGCGGCCGGCTTCCTGCTCGTGCTGACCGCGCTGGAGCGCCGTACCGGCGCCGCGTGCGCGGCCGGCGTCTTCCTGCTCGGGCACGTGGTGGCCACGCTCGTCACCGAACTGCCGGTCGGGGCCGCGGTGCTCACGGGCGTCCTGCCGGTCGGCGACACGCACCGGCTCGACTACGGCATCAGCTTCGGCGTCGCCGCGAGCGTCGGCTCGCTCGCGGGACTCCTCTCTCCCTGGGTGCGCTGGCCGCTGCTGATCGGCTTCGGGTCGGTCCTCACCCAGGACCTGATCCTCCTCACCGACCCCGTGACGGACACGGGCCACCTCGTCGCGCTGGCGATCGGCGTCGCGACCTGGCCGTTCGTACGGCGACGGCACCGGCGGCACCCGGCGGCACCGGCCGCCCGCCCGTGA
- a CDS encoding GNAT family N-acetyltransferase, with protein sequence MTELGPVTWPPAPIRTERLVLRAPEARDRPAFVDLLASPEVHTYLGGPRPREELERETPEVPEGWPGSFAVERDGVVIGQILLRRAPAHGRPAAAGKVDLGYLFLPRAWGHGYAAEACAAALDWLDTVLPGEPVVLHTQTANAGSMRLAAKLGFTEAERFRAWDAEQWLGLRTRP encoded by the coding sequence ATGACAGAACTCGGACCCGTCACCTGGCCGCCCGCCCCGATCAGGACCGAGAGGCTCGTGCTCCGCGCGCCCGAGGCCCGGGACCGGCCGGCGTTCGTCGACCTGCTCGCCTCACCGGAGGTGCACACCTACCTCGGCGGCCCCCGCCCGCGTGAGGAACTCGAACGCGAGACGCCCGAGGTGCCCGAGGGGTGGCCCGGGAGTTTCGCCGTCGAGCGCGACGGCGTCGTGATCGGTCAGATCCTGCTCAGGAGAGCACCCGCACACGGTCGCCCGGCCGCCGCGGGCAAGGTCGATCTCGGCTACCTGTTCCTGCCGCGGGCGTGGGGACACGGATACGCGGCCGAGGCGTGCGCGGCGGCACTCGACTGGCTCGACACCGTCCTCCCCGGCGAGCCCGTGGTGCTCCACACCCAGACCGCCAACGCCGGCTCCATGCGCCTCGCGGCCAAGCTGGGGTTCACCGAGGCGGAGCGGTTCCGGGCCTGGGACGCCGAGCAGTGGCTCGGCCTGCGGACGCGTCCCTGA
- the lon gene encoding endopeptidase La: MASTSASLTLPVLPLDDEVVLPGMVVPLDLNDTDVRAAVEAAQAAARSTPGKPQVLLVPRIDGTYASTGVLGTVEQVGRLADGDPGALIRGRGRVKVGAGTTGPGAALWVEGTRVEETVPDPLPGRVTDLVKEYKALATSWLRKRAAWQVVDRVQQIDDVSALADNSGYSPFLSVEQKVELLETADPVARLKLATEQLREHLAEQDVAESIAKDVQEGVDKQQREFLLRRQLEAVRKELRDLKGEDGEDESDDYRARVEAADLPENVREAALKEVEKLERSSDQSPEGSWIRTWLDTVLELPWNERTEDAYDIRGAQAVLDAEHAGLEDVKERITEYLAVRKRRSDRGLGVVGGRRGGAVLALVGPPGVGKTSLGESVAHAMGRKFVRVALGGVRDEAEIRGHRRTYVGALPGRIVRAIKEAGSMNPVVLLDEIDKVGSDFRGDPAAALLEVLDPAQNHTFRDHYLEVELDLSDVVFLATANVLEAIPEALLDRMELVRLDGYTEDEKVVIARDHLLPRQLERAGLEKDEVVLDESALRRLAGEYTREAGVRNLERGIARLLRKVAAQHELGERKLPFTVTDADLRGLIGRPHHVPESAQDPAERRTAVPGVATGLAVTGAGGDVLYVEASLADPETGAAGLTLTGQLGDVMKESAQIALSFLRSHGAELELPVGDLKDRGAHIHFPAGAVPKDGPSAGVTMTTALASLLSGRLVRTDVAMTGEVSLTGRVLPIGGVKQKLLAAHRAGVTTVIIPKRNEADLDDVPAEVLEKLDVHAVTDVRQVLELALAPATNGAVPEVPVAA; the protein is encoded by the coding sequence ATGGCTTCGACGTCCGCATCACTCACTCTGCCCGTGCTGCCGCTCGACGACGAGGTCGTGCTGCCCGGCATGGTGGTTCCGCTGGACCTGAACGACACCGATGTGCGCGCCGCGGTGGAGGCCGCTCAGGCCGCCGCCCGTTCAACGCCCGGAAAGCCTCAGGTACTCCTGGTGCCACGCATCGACGGGACCTACGCGAGCACCGGCGTGCTCGGCACCGTCGAGCAGGTCGGCCGGCTGGCCGACGGCGACCCGGGCGCGCTGATCCGGGGACGCGGGCGCGTGAAGGTGGGCGCGGGGACGACCGGTCCCGGCGCCGCCCTGTGGGTCGAGGGCACCCGGGTCGAGGAGACCGTGCCCGACCCGCTGCCCGGCCGGGTCACCGACCTGGTGAAGGAGTACAAGGCCCTGGCCACCAGCTGGCTGCGCAAGCGCGCCGCCTGGCAGGTGGTGGACAGGGTGCAGCAGATCGACGACGTCTCCGCCCTTGCCGACAATTCCGGTTACTCACCTTTCCTCAGCGTGGAGCAGAAGGTCGAACTGCTGGAGACGGCCGACCCGGTGGCCCGGCTCAAGCTCGCCACCGAGCAGCTCCGCGAACACCTCGCCGAGCAGGACGTCGCCGAGTCCATCGCCAAGGACGTCCAGGAGGGCGTCGACAAGCAGCAGCGCGAGTTCCTCCTGCGCCGCCAGCTCGAAGCCGTACGCAAGGAGCTGCGCGACCTCAAGGGAGAGGACGGCGAGGACGAGTCCGACGACTACCGCGCCCGCGTGGAGGCCGCCGACCTCCCGGAGAACGTCCGCGAGGCGGCTCTCAAGGAGGTCGAGAAGCTGGAGCGGTCCAGTGACCAGTCGCCCGAGGGCAGCTGGATCCGGACCTGGCTCGACACCGTCCTGGAACTGCCGTGGAACGAACGGACCGAGGACGCGTACGACATCCGGGGCGCCCAGGCCGTGCTCGACGCCGAGCACGCCGGTCTGGAGGACGTGAAGGAGCGCATCACCGAGTACCTGGCCGTGCGCAAGCGGCGCTCGGACCGGGGACTGGGAGTCGTCGGCGGGCGGCGCGGCGGTGCCGTGCTCGCGCTCGTCGGCCCGCCCGGCGTCGGCAAGACCTCGCTCGGCGAGTCCGTCGCGCACGCCATGGGCCGCAAGTTCGTCCGCGTCGCCCTCGGCGGCGTCCGGGACGAGGCCGAGATCCGCGGACACCGCCGTACGTACGTCGGCGCGCTGCCCGGCCGGATCGTGCGCGCCATCAAGGAGGCCGGGTCGATGAACCCGGTGGTCCTGCTCGACGAGATCGACAAGGTCGGCTCCGACTTCCGGGGCGACCCGGCGGCGGCGCTGCTCGAAGTCCTCGACCCGGCGCAGAACCACACCTTCCGCGATCACTACCTGGAGGTCGAACTCGACCTGTCCGACGTGGTGTTCCTCGCCACGGCCAACGTCCTCGAAGCCATCCCGGAGGCCCTGCTCGACCGTATGGAGCTGGTCCGCCTCGACGGCTACACCGAGGACGAGAAGGTCGTCATCGCCCGGGACCACCTGCTGCCGCGCCAGCTGGAGCGAGCCGGTCTGGAGAAGGACGAGGTCGTCCTCGACGAGAGCGCGCTGCGCAGACTCGCCGGGGAGTACACCCGGGAAGCGGGCGTACGGAACCTGGAGCGGGGCATCGCCCGGCTGCTCCGCAAGGTCGCGGCCCAGCACGAACTGGGCGAGCGGAAGCTGCCGTTCACGGTGACGGACGCCGACCTGCGCGGACTCATCGGGCGCCCGCACCACGTGCCCGAGTCCGCCCAGGACCCCGCCGAGCGGCGCACGGCGGTGCCCGGAGTCGCCACGGGCCTCGCGGTCACCGGCGCGGGCGGGGACGTCCTGTACGTGGAGGCGTCGCTGGCCGACCCGGAGACGGGCGCGGCCGGTCTGACCCTCACCGGTCAACTCGGGGACGTGATGAAGGAGTCGGCACAGATCGCGCTCTCCTTCCTGCGCTCGCACGGCGCGGAGCTCGAACTCCCCGTCGGCGATCTGAAGGACCGGGGCGCGCACATCCACTTCCCGGCGGGCGCGGTCCCCAAGGACGGCCCGAGCGCGGGCGTCACGATGACGACCGCCCTGGCGTCGCTGCTGTCCGGGCGGCTGGTCCGCACCGATGTGGCCATGACCGGTGAGGTGTCGCTGACCGGCCGGGTCCTGCCGATCGGCGGGGTGAAGCAGAAGCTGCTCGCCGCGCACCGGGCGGGTGTCACGACGGTGATCATCCCCAAGCGCAACGAGGCCGATCTGGACGACGTACCGGCCGAGGTCCTGGAGAAGCTCGACGTCCACGCCGTCACGGACGTCCGCCAGGTCCTGGAGCTGGCTCTGGCGCCGGCGACGAACGGCGCCGTGCCGGAGGTTCCGGTAGCGGCGTGA